Proteins co-encoded in one Methanolacinia paynteri genomic window:
- a CDS encoding ABC transporter permease — translation MDLHRIGLIATKEAQDHLTSRRFIGLLFLLLTICGIYILKETGTYLEELTSYSSGTSSIYNLPYTVNIFGGIMSAIGGSSIFGPIIAVALGFDLITKERESGSIKAILSVPVYRDEIINGKAFGGIIVLAITTSIVFVLAFAVLLVHSIVPGITEMSYIFMFWLFTVLFLSGIFIMSLMISTFSKTSGMSLVFSLLALLFITSVIYTAGSYATEFIMGPDPSTEYQYIDSLDNNELYQMSVDYNKNKDELMQFVEYISIRMDYWELSKVLTWPQHCRDSSGSWREEFEKGLPPVGETLASIWGYILFLIAYPVVFFGIAYVRFMRTDLR, via the coding sequence ATGGATTTACACAGGATCGGGCTCATTGCAACCAAAGAAGCACAGGATCATTTAACCAGTCGCCGTTTTATCGGTCTTCTGTTTTTACTTTTGACAATCTGTGGGATATATATTCTTAAGGAAACCGGCACCTATCTGGAGGAGTTAACCAGCTACAGCAGCGGTACTTCTTCAATCTACAACCTGCCTTATACCGTCAACATATTCGGTGGAATCATGAGTGCGATCGGGGGTAGCTCAATCTTCGGCCCGATTATTGCAGTAGCGCTTGGTTTTGACCTTATTACTAAGGAACGTGAATCAGGTTCGATTAAGGCGATATTATCCGTTCCCGTTTACAGGGATGAAATAATCAATGGAAAAGCCTTTGGCGGAATAATTGTGCTGGCAATTACGACAAGCATTGTCTTTGTTCTGGCATTTGCAGTACTTCTTGTCCATTCAATCGTTCCCGGGATTACCGAAATGAGCTATATATTCATGTTTTGGCTGTTTACTGTTCTCTTCCTCTCTGGAATATTCATTATGTCACTAATGATATCCACGTTTTCCAAGACAAGCGGGATGTCACTCGTTTTTTCACTGTTGGCATTGCTATTCATCACAAGTGTGATTTATACGGCCGGAAGTTACGCAACAGAATTTATTATGGGACCTGACCCTTCTACTGAATATCAATACATTGACAGCCTCGATAATAACGAATTGTACCAGATGTCCGTGGATTATAATAAAAATAAAGATGAGTTAATGCAGTTTGTAGAATATATTTCTATTAGGATGGATTATTGGGAGTTATCCAAGGTTCTGACATGGCCCCAGCACTGCAGGGATTCTAGCGGCTCATGGAGAGAAGAATTTGAAAAGGGACTGCCTCCAGTGGGAGAAACACTCGCTTCAATCTGGGGCTATATCCTCTTCCTTATCGCATATCCCGTGGTATTTTTTGGGATAGCATATGTCAGATTTATGAGGACGGATTTGAGGTGA
- a CDS encoding ABC transporter permease: MDLTRLAIISKKEFIDHILSKRLFWIMIIFCLVLVIETASGVDDYNNALESYKSGTSGEYLLFQPSALRVFSGIVSSIGVDGLGIVIGLALGFDLISGEREGRSIKTILSQPLYRDELINGKAIGGIMALTAISIAGFIIIFAVMLILGIVPDIDEIMGIGLIWLITLLFMIASFTVSLMTSVITNTSSGSLILALAIVFIMLFIIPTGGGALGTYLLVGDPPEDIPDMASSAQYAAYQEAMDEYNGNSMAIYGFFNTFSIRYVYQQITLPITMPSGYVINKFDLDFVDSDIDQTIEEPTFWTLIEDQWIKLIVFIMWPVFFFGIAYVRFMRSDLR; this comes from the coding sequence TTGGATCTTACAAGGCTTGCGATAATATCAAAAAAAGAGTTTATCGATCATATCCTCAGCAAAAGGCTGTTCTGGATAATGATCATCTTCTGCCTAGTACTCGTGATTGAGACGGCAAGCGGTGTCGATGACTACAATAATGCGCTTGAGAGCTACAAAAGTGGAACCAGCGGTGAATATTTATTATTCCAACCTTCGGCGTTAAGGGTTTTTTCAGGAATTGTAAGTTCCATCGGTGTTGATGGTCTTGGGATAGTTATCGGACTTGCACTTGGTTTTGATCTCATTTCAGGAGAAAGAGAAGGACGTTCGATAAAAACAATCCTTTCACAGCCGCTATACAGGGATGAACTGATAAACGGAAAGGCGATAGGGGGTATAATGGCCCTGACTGCAATAAGTATAGCCGGTTTTATCATCATCTTCGCGGTTATGCTGATCCTTGGCATTGTTCCGGATATAGACGAAATAATGGGTATAGGCCTGATCTGGCTGATAACCCTGCTCTTCATGATTGCATCATTCACAGTTTCATTAATGACATCCGTGATAACGAATACAAGCAGCGGTTCGTTGATTTTGGCACTTGCAATTGTTTTTATCATGCTGTTCATAATTCCCACAGGCGGAGGCGCATTAGGAACTTATTTGTTAGTTGGAGACCCCCCGGAGGATATCCCGGACATGGCCTCTTCCGCCCAGTACGCTGCGTATCAGGAGGCTATGGATGAATACAATGGAAATAGTATGGCAATTTACGGTTTTTTCAATACATTTTCAATAAGATATGTATACCAGCAGATAACTCTTCCAATTACAATGCCTTCAGGGTATGTAATCAACAAATTCGACCTAGACTTTGTTGACTCCGACATAGACCAGACCATCGAAGAACCCACATTCTGGACTTTAATAGAAGATCAATGGATAAAACTAATTGTTTTCATTATGTGGCCGGTGTTTTTCTTCGGGATAGCCTATGTTAGATTTATGAGGTCCGATCTCAGGTGA
- a CDS encoding ABC transporter ATP-binding protein: MIKTENLTKEYNGKNAVDNLNLEVEDGEVFGFLGPNGAGKSTTILMLTGMIEPTSGICTIDGVNVALNPLKGKEILGYLPEDVGFYRNLTGYENLDYLGKFYPIEKSEREERIERLLKSVRLNGVTQKVGEYSRGMNQRLGLALALLNDPKVVILDEPTANLDPEGVLRYREIIKELEKEGKTVLICSHILSEVRAVCTTLGIISQGRLVAKGSVEEVEDELIRQSGTRQKIVIKSIKPNLYTEIESIKNPAILEIERTKEGIEISVENDIRPVLAEKLKDHCSGITEMYLDRPGLEDLFLKVYRRE, encoded by the coding sequence ATGATAAAAACTGAAAATCTCACCAAAGAATACAACGGAAAAAACGCCGTTGACAACCTGAATCTCGAAGTAGAAGACGGGGAAGTATTCGGATTCCTTGGTCCTAACGGGGCAGGAAAAAGCACGACTATCCTGATGCTTACGGGAATGATCGAACCTACATCCGGCATATGCACGATAGATGGGGTCAATGTCGCACTAAACCCCCTAAAGGGAAAGGAGATCCTCGGCTATCTTCCTGAAGATGTCGGATTCTACAGGAACCTGACAGGATACGAGAACCTCGACTACCTCGGAAAATTCTACCCGATAGAAAAGAGCGAGAGGGAAGAAAGAATCGAAAGGCTACTGAAAAGCGTCAGGCTCAATGGAGTTACCCAGAAAGTCGGCGAATATTCGAGGGGAATGAACCAGAGGCTCGGGCTTGCACTTGCTCTTTTGAACGACCCGAAGGTAGTAATCCTCGACGAACCGACTGCAAACCTGGACCCGGAGGGAGTATTGAGGTACAGGGAGATTATAAAAGAGCTCGAAAAGGAAGGGAAGACCGTCCTCATATGCTCCCATATCCTCTCGGAGGTTAGGGCAGTGTGCACTACACTCGGAATAATCTCGCAGGGAAGACTTGTCGCGAAAGGATCAGTCGAGGAAGTCGAGGACGAACTTATCAGGCAGAGTGGCACAAGACAAAAGATTGTTATCAAATCCATTAAACCGAACCTTTACACTGAGATCGAATCGATTAAAAATCCCGCCATTCTTGAGATCGAAAGGACAAAGGAAGGAATAGAAATCTCGGTCGAAAATGATATCCGTCCCGTTCTTGCAGAGAAGTTAAAAGATCACTGCTCCGGTATAACCGAGATGTACCTTGACCGACCGGGGCTTGAAGATCTCTTCCTGAAAGTCTACAGGAGGGAATAG
- a CDS encoding PepSY domain-containing protein: MVKKINLISLILLMAIILTTVFISGCTSTTENTRITEKPTVHPTEKETPALASSSGNSTIKVPWPQDENPVPPYSDEEKASLVEEAKEEIIRVFPEIDEDTLDSYSWGSKYYSYIAPAIVFTHVVDNTKLEERKALSEDFDRRFVDIKYDPERKVICSYAFNGSADFNPDDELVMSSEEAEDHVIEFYKNVMGDEYDAHKDDLIVIRDDGEDLNSVFLNVEICTQYKGVVYHYDCSNVIYDMTLNCVDVLSVCQRNPDILSQITTLSEVPDITIDEAKEILEAQLKENNDGNDVDIEYCQRLGYYYFPNLQWLDTSYYMDIEDGYVTSPIKLIWELPFTTADGSIHYGIIDAHTGEIIDIQS; the protein is encoded by the coding sequence ATGGTTAAAAAAATAAATTTAATTTCATTGATCCTGCTAATGGCAATTATCTTAACTACGGTTTTCATTTCAGGTTGTACTTCTACTACAGAAAATACACGGATTACAGAGAAACCAACGGTCCACCCTACGGAAAAAGAGACTCCAGCTCTTGCCTCTTCTTCGGGGAATTCTACGATAAAGGTACCCTGGCCACAGGATGAGAATCCTGTCCCTCCATACAGTGATGAAGAGAAGGCGTCGCTTGTCGAGGAGGCAAAAGAGGAAATCATAAGAGTTTTTCCTGAGATCGACGAAGATACTCTTGACAGTTATTCCTGGGGATCTAAATATTATTCCTATATTGCTCCGGCGATCGTTTTTACCCATGTGGTGGATAACACAAAGCTTGAGGAAAGGAAGGCTCTATCAGAAGATTTTGACCGGAGATTTGTTGATATTAAATATGATCCGGAAAGGAAGGTAATATGCTCATACGCATTTAATGGCAGTGCAGATTTTAACCCGGATGATGAGCTTGTAATGTCTTCCGAAGAGGCGGAGGACCATGTAATTGAGTTCTATAAAAATGTAATGGGTGATGAATATGATGCACACAAAGATGATTTGATAGTGATTAGAGATGATGGAGAGGACTTGAATTCTGTATTTCTTAATGTTGAAATATGTACTCAATATAAAGGAGTTGTTTACCATTATGATTGCTCAAATGTGATTTATGATATGACTCTCAACTGTGTCGATGTACTTTCTGTTTGCCAGAGGAATCCTGACATTCTGTCTCAAATCACAACTTTATCAGAGGTACCTGATATCACAATTGACGAGGCAAAAGAGATACTTGAAGCCCAGCTAAAGGAGAACAACGATGGTAATGATGTGGATATAGAGTACTGCCAGCGCCTTGGCTATTATTATTTCCCTAACCTTCAGTGGCTTGATACTTCTTATTATATGGACATAGAGGACGGTTATGTAACAAGTCCGATAAAACTGATCTGGGAACTCCCGTTTACAACAGCAGACGGAAGTATACATTATGGTATTATTGATGCACATACCGGCGAAATTATTGATATTCAGTCATAA
- a CDS encoding winged helix-turn-helix transcriptional regulator, with product MKKINRAKIIFMMIIVSITVLGIFYSSCYSRILEDQPGFVATFRAFMAFNIFPPMMFRTVTRKNILENQIRFDIYKLIDGNPGIYFSEILRDGDLKKGTLEYHLKIMESEGTVWSICENGKHHYFIGDSSYSKEEKELFLIMRDGTLKRIITEVYKNPRINNKKIAENTGYSESTTSKHLGFLKGKGVIESQTRGWFTMYNISDDFYNLFEKHIYSEFRVK from the coding sequence ATGAAAAAAATCAACCGGGCAAAAATCATCTTTATGATGATAATTGTTTCAATTACTGTTCTCGGTATATTTTATAGCTCATGCTATTCGAGAATTCTCGAAGATCAGCCCGGTTTTGTCGCAACATTCAGGGCTTTTATGGCATTCAACATTTTCCCTCCAATGATGTTCAGGACAGTCACCCGGAAGAATATTCTTGAAAACCAGATACGGTTCGATATCTATAAGCTTATTGATGGGAATCCAGGCATATATTTTAGTGAAATTTTAAGGGATGGCGATCTGAAAAAGGGCACATTAGAATATCATCTTAAAATTATGGAATCAGAAGGAACTGTCTGGTCAATCTGTGAAAACGGAAAACATCATTACTTTATCGGTGATTCATCTTATTCAAAGGAGGAAAAAGAGTTATTTTTAATTATGCGTGACGGTACTCTTAAAAGAATAATTACAGAGGTCTATAAGAACCCAAGGATCAATAATAAAAAAATTGCTGAAAATACCGGATATTCGGAATCAACTACAAGCAAGCATCTTGGATTTCTTAAAGGAAAAGGTGTCATTGAATCACAAACCAGAGGGTGGTTTACAATGTATAACATTAGTGATGATTTTTACAACCTTTTTGAAAAACATATTTATTCAGAATTCCGTGTAAAATGA
- a CDS encoding ArsR/SmtB family transcription factor has translation MSEGVLVLEPGDERAKKIGKAMANESATAILSALKEGDLTLSEISERMNQPMTTVKYHVENLLDAELIEVRKIKYSEKGREVKVYGVNDRLVIVAPSGGDIKDTLLKYASVFAILLIATLAMVAVSPSFNFFPQESGTISSNDVMMTYASGVSPAEVSGTQAVYSEGDNRTRVTSTEAYAAKGTVEGNASSETALLGEEYTDYDAVPESTVAGSEAETPEALVHLFIIAFFLGGCLILAIMMIYEVVIWRRDKKFWSDVKDQEEK, from the coding sequence ATGTCAGAAGGGGTTTTGGTTCTCGAGCCCGGCGATGAAAGGGCGAAAAAGATCGGCAAGGCGATGGCTAACGAAAGTGCCACCGCTATCCTTTCCGCCTTAAAAGAGGGCGATCTGACTCTTTCGGAGATCTCCGAAAGGATGAACCAGCCGATGACCACCGTAAAATACCATGTCGAAAATCTTCTCGACGCCGAACTGATCGAAGTAAGAAAGATCAAATACAGCGAGAAGGGACGGGAGGTCAAAGTCTACGGTGTCAACGACAGGCTCGTTATCGTGGCTCCTTCCGGCGGGGATATCAAGGATACGCTCCTGAAATATGCATCCGTTTTTGCAATACTTCTGATAGCGACTCTTGCGATGGTGGCTGTCTCGCCGTCATTTAATTTCTTCCCCCAGGAATCGGGAACGATTTCATCTAATGATGTCATGATGACATATGCCTCCGGAGTGTCGCCTGCTGAAGTCTCCGGTACCCAGGCGGTGTATTCCGAAGGAGATAACAGGACACGTGTGACTTCAACGGAAGCGTATGCGGCTAAAGGCACGGTGGAAGGGAATGCTTCGTCAGAGACGGCTTTATTAGGAGAGGAGTACACGGACTATGACGCGGTCCCTGAGTCTACTGTCGCCGGGTCTGAAGCTGAAACCCCTGAGGCTCTGGTCCACCTGTTCATAATCGCCTTCTTCCTCGGAGGGTGCCTGATTCTTGCGATTATGATGATCTATGAAGTTGTCATCTGGAGAAGGGATAAGAAATTCTGGAGCGACGTTAAGGATCAGGAAGAAAAATAG